From Rhea pennata isolate bPtePen1 chromosome 26, bPtePen1.pri, whole genome shotgun sequence, the proteins below share one genomic window:
- the NKIRAS2 gene encoding NF-kappa-B inhibitor-interacting Ras-like protein 2 isoform X2: protein MIETQEDIYVGSIETDRGVREQVRFYDTRGLRDGLELPKHCFSCTDGYVLVYSTDSKESFKRVELLKKEIDKSKDKKEVTIVVLGNKCDLQEQRRVDHDAAQHWAKGEKVKLWEVSVADRRTLIEPFIYLASKMTQPQSKSAFPLSRKNKGSGSMDG from the exons ATGATCGAGACGCAGGAGGACATTTACGTGGGCTCCATTGAGACAGACCGCGGGGTACGCGAGCAGGTGCGCTTTTACGACACGCGGGGCCTGCGGGACGGCCTGGAGCTTCCCAAGCATTGCTTCTCCTGCACTGATGGATACGTGCTCGTCTACAGCACTGACAGCAAGGAGTCCTTCAAGCGGGTGGAGCTCCTCAAGAAGGAGATTGACAAATCCAAAGACAAGAAAGAG GTCACCATTGTGGTTTTGGGTAACAAGTGTGACCTGCAGGAGCAGCGCCGGGTGGACCATGATGCAGCCCAGCACTGGGCCAAGGGCGAGAAGGTGAAGCTGTGGGAGGTGTCTGTGGCTGACCGGCGCACGCTGATCGAGCCATTCATCTACCTGGCCAGTAAGATGACGCAGCCACAAAGCAAATCTGCCTTTCCCCTGAGCCGCAAGAACAAGGGCAGCGGCTCTATGGATGGCTGA
- the NKIRAS2 gene encoding NF-kappa-B inhibitor-interacting Ras-like protein 2 isoform X1, with translation MGKSCKVVVCGQASVGKTSILEQLLYGNHVVGSEMIETQEDIYVGSIETDRGVREQVRFYDTRGLRDGLELPKHCFSCTDGYVLVYSTDSKESFKRVELLKKEIDKSKDKKEVTIVVLGNKCDLQEQRRVDHDAAQHWAKGEKVKLWEVSVADRRTLIEPFIYLASKMTQPQSKSAFPLSRKNKGSGSMDG, from the exons ATGGGGAAGAGCTGCAAGGTGGTTGTGTGCGGGCAGGCCTCCGTCGGGAAGACGTCTATCTTGGAGCAGCTGCTGTACGGGAACCATGTTGTCG GTTCTGAGATGATCGAGACGCAGGAGGACATTTACGTGGGCTCCATTGAGACAGACCGCGGGGTACGCGAGCAGGTGCGCTTTTACGACACGCGGGGCCTGCGGGACGGCCTGGAGCTTCCCAAGCATTGCTTCTCCTGCACTGATGGATACGTGCTCGTCTACAGCACTGACAGCAAGGAGTCCTTCAAGCGGGTGGAGCTCCTCAAGAAGGAGATTGACAAATCCAAAGACAAGAAAGAG GTCACCATTGTGGTTTTGGGTAACAAGTGTGACCTGCAGGAGCAGCGCCGGGTGGACCATGATGCAGCCCAGCACTGGGCCAAGGGCGAGAAGGTGAAGCTGTGGGAGGTGTCTGTGGCTGACCGGCGCACGCTGATCGAGCCATTCATCTACCTGGCCAGTAAGATGACGCAGCCACAAAGCAAATCTGCCTTTCCCCTGAGCCGCAAGAACAAGGGCAGCGGCTCTATGGATGGCTGA